AGCGCGGCTACCTCGGCATCCATGCCGAGGTGCCCACTACGCAATGCCTGCGTTCGGCCAGCGTGGTTTAACGGGGCGTCCAGATCAAGATCCAAAGCAAGAGCAAGAGCAAGAGCAAGAGCAAGAGCAAGAGCAAGGCCCATGCCGGCATCTAAGTGGCTGAACCACCGCTTTCGCGAGCAAGCTCGCTCCCACATGGTGCTGTGGGTGTTCACAACATCTGCACACGACACAAAAACCTGTGGGAGCGAGCTTGCTCGCGATGAGGTCAGCAAGCTCAACATCCATGTGACTGAACCACCACCATCGCGAGCAAGCTCGCTCCCACAGGAGAAACGCGGACCACACCCAGAACCAGGTCGGCTATCAGGCCGCCTCGCGGCGGACGTTGATCTCGGCGCCCCGTTAACCACGCTGGCCGAACGCAGGCATTGTGGAGTGGGCATCCCGGCATGGATGCCGGGATAGCCGCGCTGGGCCATGGATGGCCCTTCGCGGCGGGCCCACGGAGCAATGCCGGAGTGAGGGCACACCGAGCCTAAGCGAGGTGCCGAGTGGTGGGGCAGAAGCGTTTTGCTTACTTTTGACTGGGCCGGCTTCCGGGCTTCTCAAAAGTGAGCCGCTGTAAGAGCGGAACCATAAGCAGCCGTTACCGCAGAAATGGATATACACACCATCCTTACGTAAAACCATGCCTCTCTATTGATCAGCCGTCCTCATCCCCGCCCGGCTTGGCTTGCCCAATGCCTCGCCGAAGAAGCGACTGGCCTCCGAGATCATGGTGCGGTGGATGTCCTTGCGGTCGACACCGTCAGCATCTGTGCAAAGCGCTGGCATCGCAGCGATCTGCTCGTCGGTGCACGGTGCCAGGAAAACAAAATGCCCCGCGCCGGCCAGGGTCTTGAAGTCCGGTGCAGTGGGCAGTTTGCGGGCCAGAGCGGCGGCATTCTTGTCAAAAGCCACGAGTTTGTCGCCATCGCCGCTGTACAGCAGCACCGGCACATGGACATCGGCCAGGGTATGACGGCCAAACTTCAGGCTCAATGGCGCCATCAGCAACAAGGCCCGGACCCTGGGGTCGGCCACCGGTTGCAGATCATCACGGTCGGCAATCAGTTCACCCTGGGTGTTGCAGGCGTCACGGTCGTCCGGTCGCTCCGCGCAGTAGCGGCGCAGACGATTGAGGTCCGGCGTCGCACCGGACAGGATCAACGCGGTTTCGCCGCCGGCCGAATAGCCGATCACCCCGACCTGCCCCGCGTTGACGAACGGCGAGAGCATCGGGTCATTGAGCGTGGCGGTGATGGCTTCGGAAATCTGGATAGGTCGCCCG
The sequence above is drawn from the Pseudomonas sp. St316 genome and encodes:
- a CDS encoding dienelactone hydrolase, producing MKRFGAALLLCLLASLGSVQAAPGPHPHWSAGFHELSFLDPLDQQPMHAIAFYPSTDREQSSLLGGYQIDAAPDAQIAIGRFPLLMLSHGNTGTPLALHDLATSLARKGFVVVAVIHPGDNAQDHSRLGTLSNLYGRPIQISEAITATLNDPMLSPFVNAGQVGVIGYSAGGETALILSGATPDLNRLRRYCAERPDDRDACNTQGELIADRDDLQPVADPRVRALLLMAPLSLKFGRHTLADVHVPVLLYSGDGDKLVAFDKNAAALARKLPTAPDFKTLAGAGHFVFLAPCTDEQIAAMPALCTDADGVDRKDIHRTMISEASRFFGEALGKPSRAGMRTADQ